The Callithrix jacchus isolate 240 chromosome X, calJac240_pri, whole genome shotgun sequence genome contains a region encoding:
- the IKBKG gene encoding NF-kappa-B essential modulator isoform X1 — MSRHLWKSQLCEMVQPSGGPAADQDVLGEESPLGKQAMLHLPSEQGAPETLQRCLEENQELRDAIRQSNQMLRERCEELLHFQASQREEKEFLMCKFQEARKLVERLSLEKLDLKRQKEQALREVEHLKRCQQQMAEDKASVKAQVTSLLGELQESQSRLEAATKECQALEGRARAASEQVRQLESEREALQQQHSVQVDQLRMQGQSVEAALRMERQAASEEKRKLAQLQVAYHQLFQEYDNHIKSSVVSSERKRGMQLEDLKQQLQQAEEALVAKQELIDKLKEEAEQHKMVMETVPVLKAQADIYKADFQAERQAREKLAEKKELLQEQLEQLQREYSKLKASCQESARIEDMRKRHVEVSPTPLPPAPAHHSFLLAQPNQRRSPPEEPPDFCCPKCQYQAPDMDTLQIHVMECIE, encoded by the exons ATGAGCAGACACCTCTGGAAGAGCCAGCTGTGTGAGATGGTGCAGCCCAGTGGCGGCCCGGCAGCAGATCAGGACGTGCTGGGCGAAGAGTCTCCTCTGGGGAAGCAGGCCATGTTGCACCTGCCTTCAGAGCAGGGTGCTCCTGAGACCCTCCAGCGCTGCCTGGAGGAGAATCAAGAGCTTCGAG ATGCCATCCGGCAGAGCAATCAGATGCTGCGGGAGCGCTGTGAGGAGCTTCTGCATTTCCAAGCCAgccagagggaagaaaaggagttCCTCATGTGCAAATTCCAGGAGGCCAGGAAACTAGTGGAGAGACTCAGCCTGGAGAAGCTCGACCTGAAGAGGCAGAAGGAGCAGGCCCTGCGGGAGGTGGAGCACCTGAAGAGATGCCAGCAG CAGATGGCTGAGGACAAGGCCTCTGTGAAAGCCCAGGTGACGTCGTTGCTCGGGGAGCTCCAGGAAAGCCAGAGTCGCTTGGAGGCTGCCACTAAGGAATGCCAGGCTCTGGAGGGTCG GGCTCGGGCGGCCAGTGAGCAGGTGCGGCAGCTAGAGAGCGAGCGTGAGGCGCTGCAGCAGCAGCACAGTGTGCAGGTGGACCAGCTGCGCATGCAGGGCCAGAGTGTGGAGGCTGCACTTCGCATGGAGCGACAGGCCGCCTCGGAGGAGAA GCGGAAGCTGGCTCAGTTGCAGGTGGCCTATCACCAGCTCTTCCAAGAATACGACAACCACATCAAGAGCAGTGTGGTGAGCAGCGAGCGGAAGCGA GGAATGCAGCTGGAAGATCTCAAGCAGCAGCTCCAGCAGGCTGAGGAGGCCCTGGTGGCCAAACAGGAGCTGATCGATAAGCTGAAGGAGGAGGCCGAGCAGCACAAGATGGTGATGGAGACGGTTCCGGTGCTGAAGGCGCAG GCGGACATCTACAAGGCGGACTTCCAGGCTGAAAGGCAGGCCCGGGAGAAGCTGGCTGAGAAGAAGGAGCTGTTGCAGGAGCAGCTGGAGCAGCTGCAGAGGGAGTACAGCAAATTGAAGGCCAGCTGTCAGGAGTCGGCCAG GATTGAGGACATGAGGAAGCGGCATGTAGAGGTCTCTCCGACCCCCTTGCCCCCTGCACCCG CCCACCACTCctttctcctggctcagcccaACCAGAGGAGGAGCCCCCCTGAGGAGCCACCTGACTTCTGCTGTCCCAAGTGCCAGTATCAGGCCCCTGATATGGACACCCTGCAGATACACGTCATGGAGTGCATTGAGTAG
- the IKBKG gene encoding NF-kappa-B essential modulator isoform X2: protein MSRHLWKSQLCEMVQPSGGPAADQDVLGEESPLGKQAMLHLPSEQGAPETLQRCLEENQELRDAIRQSNQMLRERCEELLHFQASQREEKEFLMCKFQEARKLVERLSLEKLDLKRQKEQALREVEHLKRCQQMAEDKASVKAQVTSLLGELQESQSRLEAATKECQALEGRARAASEQVRQLESEREALQQQHSVQVDQLRMQGQSVEAALRMERQAASEEKRKLAQLQVAYHQLFQEYDNHIKSSVVSSERKRGMQLEDLKQQLQQAEEALVAKQELIDKLKEEAEQHKMVMETVPVLKAQADIYKADFQAERQAREKLAEKKELLQEQLEQLQREYSKLKASCQESARIEDMRKRHVEVSPTPLPPAPAHHSFLLAQPNQRRSPPEEPPDFCCPKCQYQAPDMDTLQIHVMECIE from the exons ATGAGCAGACACCTCTGGAAGAGCCAGCTGTGTGAGATGGTGCAGCCCAGTGGCGGCCCGGCAGCAGATCAGGACGTGCTGGGCGAAGAGTCTCCTCTGGGGAAGCAGGCCATGTTGCACCTGCCTTCAGAGCAGGGTGCTCCTGAGACCCTCCAGCGCTGCCTGGAGGAGAATCAAGAGCTTCGAG ATGCCATCCGGCAGAGCAATCAGATGCTGCGGGAGCGCTGTGAGGAGCTTCTGCATTTCCAAGCCAgccagagggaagaaaaggagttCCTCATGTGCAAATTCCAGGAGGCCAGGAAACTAGTGGAGAGACTCAGCCTGGAGAAGCTCGACCTGAAGAGGCAGAAGGAGCAGGCCCTGCGGGAGGTGGAGCACCTGAAGAGATGCCAGCAG ATGGCTGAGGACAAGGCCTCTGTGAAAGCCCAGGTGACGTCGTTGCTCGGGGAGCTCCAGGAAAGCCAGAGTCGCTTGGAGGCTGCCACTAAGGAATGCCAGGCTCTGGAGGGTCG GGCTCGGGCGGCCAGTGAGCAGGTGCGGCAGCTAGAGAGCGAGCGTGAGGCGCTGCAGCAGCAGCACAGTGTGCAGGTGGACCAGCTGCGCATGCAGGGCCAGAGTGTGGAGGCTGCACTTCGCATGGAGCGACAGGCCGCCTCGGAGGAGAA GCGGAAGCTGGCTCAGTTGCAGGTGGCCTATCACCAGCTCTTCCAAGAATACGACAACCACATCAAGAGCAGTGTGGTGAGCAGCGAGCGGAAGCGA GGAATGCAGCTGGAAGATCTCAAGCAGCAGCTCCAGCAGGCTGAGGAGGCCCTGGTGGCCAAACAGGAGCTGATCGATAAGCTGAAGGAGGAGGCCGAGCAGCACAAGATGGTGATGGAGACGGTTCCGGTGCTGAAGGCGCAG GCGGACATCTACAAGGCGGACTTCCAGGCTGAAAGGCAGGCCCGGGAGAAGCTGGCTGAGAAGAAGGAGCTGTTGCAGGAGCAGCTGGAGCAGCTGCAGAGGGAGTACAGCAAATTGAAGGCCAGCTGTCAGGAGTCGGCCAG GATTGAGGACATGAGGAAGCGGCATGTAGAGGTCTCTCCGACCCCCTTGCCCCCTGCACCCG CCCACCACTCctttctcctggctcagcccaACCAGAGGAGGAGCCCCCCTGAGGAGCCACCTGACTTCTGCTGTCCCAAGTGCCAGTATCAGGCCCCTGATATGGACACCCTGCAGATACACGTCATGGAGTGCATTGAGTAG
- the IKBKG gene encoding NF-kappa-B essential modulator isoform X4: MSRHLWKSQLCEMVQPSGGPAADQDVLGEESPLGKQAMLHLPSEQGAPETLQRCLEENQELRDAIRQSNQMLRERCEELLHFQASQREEKEFLMCKFQEARKLVERLSLEKLDLKRQKEQALREVEHLKRCQQMAEDKASVKAQVTSLLGELQESQSRLEAATKECQALEGRARAASEQVRQLESEREALQQQHSVQVDQLRMQGQSVEAALRMERQAASEEKRKLAQLQVAYHQLFQEYDNHIKSSVGMQLEDLKQQLQQAEEALVAKQELIDKLKEEAEQHKMVMETVPVLKAQADIYKADFQAERQAREKLAEKKELLQEQLEQLQREYSKLKASCQESARIEDMRKRHVEVSPTPLPPAPAHHSFLLAQPNQRRSPPEEPPDFCCPKCQYQAPDMDTLQIHVMECIE; the protein is encoded by the exons ATGAGCAGACACCTCTGGAAGAGCCAGCTGTGTGAGATGGTGCAGCCCAGTGGCGGCCCGGCAGCAGATCAGGACGTGCTGGGCGAAGAGTCTCCTCTGGGGAAGCAGGCCATGTTGCACCTGCCTTCAGAGCAGGGTGCTCCTGAGACCCTCCAGCGCTGCCTGGAGGAGAATCAAGAGCTTCGAG ATGCCATCCGGCAGAGCAATCAGATGCTGCGGGAGCGCTGTGAGGAGCTTCTGCATTTCCAAGCCAgccagagggaagaaaaggagttCCTCATGTGCAAATTCCAGGAGGCCAGGAAACTAGTGGAGAGACTCAGCCTGGAGAAGCTCGACCTGAAGAGGCAGAAGGAGCAGGCCCTGCGGGAGGTGGAGCACCTGAAGAGATGCCAGCAG ATGGCTGAGGACAAGGCCTCTGTGAAAGCCCAGGTGACGTCGTTGCTCGGGGAGCTCCAGGAAAGCCAGAGTCGCTTGGAGGCTGCCACTAAGGAATGCCAGGCTCTGGAGGGTCG GGCTCGGGCGGCCAGTGAGCAGGTGCGGCAGCTAGAGAGCGAGCGTGAGGCGCTGCAGCAGCAGCACAGTGTGCAGGTGGACCAGCTGCGCATGCAGGGCCAGAGTGTGGAGGCTGCACTTCGCATGGAGCGACAGGCCGCCTCGGAGGAGAA GCGGAAGCTGGCTCAGTTGCAGGTGGCCTATCACCAGCTCTTCCAAGAATACGACAACCACATCAAGAGCAGTGTG GGAATGCAGCTGGAAGATCTCAAGCAGCAGCTCCAGCAGGCTGAGGAGGCCCTGGTGGCCAAACAGGAGCTGATCGATAAGCTGAAGGAGGAGGCCGAGCAGCACAAGATGGTGATGGAGACGGTTCCGGTGCTGAAGGCGCAG GCGGACATCTACAAGGCGGACTTCCAGGCTGAAAGGCAGGCCCGGGAGAAGCTGGCTGAGAAGAAGGAGCTGTTGCAGGAGCAGCTGGAGCAGCTGCAGAGGGAGTACAGCAAATTGAAGGCCAGCTGTCAGGAGTCGGCCAG GATTGAGGACATGAGGAAGCGGCATGTAGAGGTCTCTCCGACCCCCTTGCCCCCTGCACCCG CCCACCACTCctttctcctggctcagcccaACCAGAGGAGGAGCCCCCCTGAGGAGCCACCTGACTTCTGCTGTCCCAAGTGCCAGTATCAGGCCCCTGATATGGACACCCTGCAGATACACGTCATGGAGTGCATTGAGTAG
- the IKBKG gene encoding NF-kappa-B essential modulator isoform X3, with protein sequence MSRHLWKSQLCEMVQPSGGPAADQDVLGEESPLGKQAMLHLPSEQGAPETLQRCLEENQELRDAIRQSNQMLRERCEELLHFQASQREEKEFLMCKFQEARKLVERLSLEKLDLKRQKEQALREVEHLKRCQQQMAEDKASVKAQVTSLLGELQESQSRLEAATKECQALEGRARAASEQVRQLESEREALQQQHSVQVDQLRMQGQSVEAALRMERQAASEEKRKLAQLQVAYHQLFQEYDNHIKSSVGMQLEDLKQQLQQAEEALVAKQELIDKLKEEAEQHKMVMETVPVLKAQADIYKADFQAERQAREKLAEKKELLQEQLEQLQREYSKLKASCQESARIEDMRKRHVEVSPTPLPPAPAHHSFLLAQPNQRRSPPEEPPDFCCPKCQYQAPDMDTLQIHVMECIE encoded by the exons ATGAGCAGACACCTCTGGAAGAGCCAGCTGTGTGAGATGGTGCAGCCCAGTGGCGGCCCGGCAGCAGATCAGGACGTGCTGGGCGAAGAGTCTCCTCTGGGGAAGCAGGCCATGTTGCACCTGCCTTCAGAGCAGGGTGCTCCTGAGACCCTCCAGCGCTGCCTGGAGGAGAATCAAGAGCTTCGAG ATGCCATCCGGCAGAGCAATCAGATGCTGCGGGAGCGCTGTGAGGAGCTTCTGCATTTCCAAGCCAgccagagggaagaaaaggagttCCTCATGTGCAAATTCCAGGAGGCCAGGAAACTAGTGGAGAGACTCAGCCTGGAGAAGCTCGACCTGAAGAGGCAGAAGGAGCAGGCCCTGCGGGAGGTGGAGCACCTGAAGAGATGCCAGCAG CAGATGGCTGAGGACAAGGCCTCTGTGAAAGCCCAGGTGACGTCGTTGCTCGGGGAGCTCCAGGAAAGCCAGAGTCGCTTGGAGGCTGCCACTAAGGAATGCCAGGCTCTGGAGGGTCG GGCTCGGGCGGCCAGTGAGCAGGTGCGGCAGCTAGAGAGCGAGCGTGAGGCGCTGCAGCAGCAGCACAGTGTGCAGGTGGACCAGCTGCGCATGCAGGGCCAGAGTGTGGAGGCTGCACTTCGCATGGAGCGACAGGCCGCCTCGGAGGAGAA GCGGAAGCTGGCTCAGTTGCAGGTGGCCTATCACCAGCTCTTCCAAGAATACGACAACCACATCAAGAGCAGTGTG GGAATGCAGCTGGAAGATCTCAAGCAGCAGCTCCAGCAGGCTGAGGAGGCCCTGGTGGCCAAACAGGAGCTGATCGATAAGCTGAAGGAGGAGGCCGAGCAGCACAAGATGGTGATGGAGACGGTTCCGGTGCTGAAGGCGCAG GCGGACATCTACAAGGCGGACTTCCAGGCTGAAAGGCAGGCCCGGGAGAAGCTGGCTGAGAAGAAGGAGCTGTTGCAGGAGCAGCTGGAGCAGCTGCAGAGGGAGTACAGCAAATTGAAGGCCAGCTGTCAGGAGTCGGCCAG GATTGAGGACATGAGGAAGCGGCATGTAGAGGTCTCTCCGACCCCCTTGCCCCCTGCACCCG CCCACCACTCctttctcctggctcagcccaACCAGAGGAGGAGCCCCCCTGAGGAGCCACCTGACTTCTGCTGTCCCAAGTGCCAGTATCAGGCCCCTGATATGGACACCCTGCAGATACACGTCATGGAGTGCATTGAGTAG
- the IKBKG gene encoding NF-kappa-B essential modulator isoform X6: protein MLRERCEELLHFQASQREEKEFLMCKFQEARKLVERLSLEKLDLKRQKEQALREVEHLKRCQQMAEDKASVKAQVTSLLGELQESQSRLEAATKECQALEGRARAASEQVRQLESEREALQQQHSVQVDQLRMQGQSVEAALRMERQAASEEKRKLAQLQVAYHQLFQEYDNHIKSSVVSSERKRGMQLEDLKQQLQQAEEALVAKQELIDKLKEEAEQHKMVMETVPVLKAQADIYKADFQAERQAREKLAEKKELLQEQLEQLQREYSKLKASCQESARIEDMRKRHVEVSPTPLPPAPAHHSFLLAQPNQRRSPPEEPPDFCCPKCQYQAPDMDTLQIHVMECIE, encoded by the exons ATGCTGCGGGAGCGCTGTGAGGAGCTTCTGCATTTCCAAGCCAgccagagggaagaaaaggagttCCTCATGTGCAAATTCCAGGAGGCCAGGAAACTAGTGGAGAGACTCAGCCTGGAGAAGCTCGACCTGAAGAGGCAGAAGGAGCAGGCCCTGCGGGAGGTGGAGCACCTGAAGAGATGCCAGCAG ATGGCTGAGGACAAGGCCTCTGTGAAAGCCCAGGTGACGTCGTTGCTCGGGGAGCTCCAGGAAAGCCAGAGTCGCTTGGAGGCTGCCACTAAGGAATGCCAGGCTCTGGAGGGTCG GGCTCGGGCGGCCAGTGAGCAGGTGCGGCAGCTAGAGAGCGAGCGTGAGGCGCTGCAGCAGCAGCACAGTGTGCAGGTGGACCAGCTGCGCATGCAGGGCCAGAGTGTGGAGGCTGCACTTCGCATGGAGCGACAGGCCGCCTCGGAGGAGAA GCGGAAGCTGGCTCAGTTGCAGGTGGCCTATCACCAGCTCTTCCAAGAATACGACAACCACATCAAGAGCAGTGTGGTGAGCAGCGAGCGGAAGCGA GGAATGCAGCTGGAAGATCTCAAGCAGCAGCTCCAGCAGGCTGAGGAGGCCCTGGTGGCCAAACAGGAGCTGATCGATAAGCTGAAGGAGGAGGCCGAGCAGCACAAGATGGTGATGGAGACGGTTCCGGTGCTGAAGGCGCAG GCGGACATCTACAAGGCGGACTTCCAGGCTGAAAGGCAGGCCCGGGAGAAGCTGGCTGAGAAGAAGGAGCTGTTGCAGGAGCAGCTGGAGCAGCTGCAGAGGGAGTACAGCAAATTGAAGGCCAGCTGTCAGGAGTCGGCCAG GATTGAGGACATGAGGAAGCGGCATGTAGAGGTCTCTCCGACCCCCTTGCCCCCTGCACCCG CCCACCACTCctttctcctggctcagcccaACCAGAGGAGGAGCCCCCCTGAGGAGCCACCTGACTTCTGCTGTCCCAAGTGCCAGTATCAGGCCCCTGATATGGACACCCTGCAGATACACGTCATGGAGTGCATTGAGTAG
- the IKBKG gene encoding NF-kappa-B essential modulator isoform X5, giving the protein MLRERCEELLHFQASQREEKEFLMCKFQEARKLVERLSLEKLDLKRQKEQALREVEHLKRCQQQMAEDKASVKAQVTSLLGELQESQSRLEAATKECQALEGRARAASEQVRQLESEREALQQQHSVQVDQLRMQGQSVEAALRMERQAASEEKRKLAQLQVAYHQLFQEYDNHIKSSVVSSERKRGMQLEDLKQQLQQAEEALVAKQELIDKLKEEAEQHKMVMETVPVLKAQADIYKADFQAERQAREKLAEKKELLQEQLEQLQREYSKLKASCQESARIEDMRKRHVEVSPTPLPPAPAHHSFLLAQPNQRRSPPEEPPDFCCPKCQYQAPDMDTLQIHVMECIE; this is encoded by the exons ATGCTGCGGGAGCGCTGTGAGGAGCTTCTGCATTTCCAAGCCAgccagagggaagaaaaggagttCCTCATGTGCAAATTCCAGGAGGCCAGGAAACTAGTGGAGAGACTCAGCCTGGAGAAGCTCGACCTGAAGAGGCAGAAGGAGCAGGCCCTGCGGGAGGTGGAGCACCTGAAGAGATGCCAGCAG CAGATGGCTGAGGACAAGGCCTCTGTGAAAGCCCAGGTGACGTCGTTGCTCGGGGAGCTCCAGGAAAGCCAGAGTCGCTTGGAGGCTGCCACTAAGGAATGCCAGGCTCTGGAGGGTCG GGCTCGGGCGGCCAGTGAGCAGGTGCGGCAGCTAGAGAGCGAGCGTGAGGCGCTGCAGCAGCAGCACAGTGTGCAGGTGGACCAGCTGCGCATGCAGGGCCAGAGTGTGGAGGCTGCACTTCGCATGGAGCGACAGGCCGCCTCGGAGGAGAA GCGGAAGCTGGCTCAGTTGCAGGTGGCCTATCACCAGCTCTTCCAAGAATACGACAACCACATCAAGAGCAGTGTGGTGAGCAGCGAGCGGAAGCGA GGAATGCAGCTGGAAGATCTCAAGCAGCAGCTCCAGCAGGCTGAGGAGGCCCTGGTGGCCAAACAGGAGCTGATCGATAAGCTGAAGGAGGAGGCCGAGCAGCACAAGATGGTGATGGAGACGGTTCCGGTGCTGAAGGCGCAG GCGGACATCTACAAGGCGGACTTCCAGGCTGAAAGGCAGGCCCGGGAGAAGCTGGCTGAGAAGAAGGAGCTGTTGCAGGAGCAGCTGGAGCAGCTGCAGAGGGAGTACAGCAAATTGAAGGCCAGCTGTCAGGAGTCGGCCAG GATTGAGGACATGAGGAAGCGGCATGTAGAGGTCTCTCCGACCCCCTTGCCCCCTGCACCCG CCCACCACTCctttctcctggctcagcccaACCAGAGGAGGAGCCCCCCTGAGGAGCCACCTGACTTCTGCTGTCCCAAGTGCCAGTATCAGGCCCCTGATATGGACACCCTGCAGATACACGTCATGGAGTGCATTGAGTAG